A window of Lysobacter terrestris contains these coding sequences:
- a CDS encoding TonB-dependent receptor domain-containing protein — MPVRNNRLQRSRLSRALFAALLMPVAGGAFAQDSDAQTTSTQKEEATELDSVVVVGSRIKRAEIEGPAPVTVITRADIDREGFQTVGDMLQTLTQNTTSSFTGDLAVSGFTPNAQVVNLRNLGPGYTLTLINGRRPAQYPQPYNRDNNIVNVRAIPSAIIERVEVLTGGASAIYGSDAVAGVVNIVTRKNFDGNQLRGTVGTTAEGGGDSVALEYTGGQVGDRWSTVYALQYGENEPVFASQRDALNDLRHGPLGDRANPSLALVAISGFTGRNVLYPGADVCDRFGYTTRTTASRGTFCGPFDQVAARSISNKNRYYSAYGYGTFDLTDNVQLFGSATMYDSQAKASSGIEFWSTSGDQFTADDSGNQTTYYYDPELDDLVLLQRIFNPFELGGPEAATTKFDESTYTVMGGASGTLGDRFDWEASLEHSKYEYRADRPRLLSKAVHDYFLSPLQGYLPFGGTNYPIYTINRDHWLNPITPEIYRSMSTRVINEGDTSATTFNANISGDLFELPAGAVGFAGVLEAGRQAVDLRSDPRTDQLRPIDDQTIYNLVSSGRTEGERNRYAAGVEFRVPIFSTLSAQLAARYDKYDDITAVDDAVTYNLGLEYRPFDNLLVRGSYATSFRAPDMQLVYAAGAASFSTIFDEYACRSGTGTNAAQGPQTRDECLDADNDPSVYQAKTLIAGNPGLEEEKGESFSYGFVWDIIDGMTLTADYYRIKLEDAASQLGSDYILESEAACRLGTYADGTPAKDASFCSQIASLITRTGVNNQINQINDAYINTALQDTSGVDATFEYKLDTDRLGTFGLNLGYSMVFTNKYRQFDDEPLVDYRDVPPSRNIVYPERSRVRGSVSWERGDWSTTVFGIRYGSAFSNAERNGQNAAGKEFGRRLQPYMLYNLQFGKKFGDSVKADFTIINVLNNQFREDNSFTGYPFFNYALGADPLGRRFALSVTYKF, encoded by the coding sequence ATGCCAGTTCGCAATAATCGGCTGCAGCGCAGCCGCCTGAGCCGTGCCTTGTTCGCGGCGCTCCTGATGCCTGTCGCCGGCGGCGCGTTCGCCCAGGACAGCGATGCGCAGACCACCAGCACCCAGAAGGAAGAAGCCACTGAGCTCGATTCCGTCGTCGTGGTCGGCTCGCGCATCAAGCGCGCGGAGATCGAAGGCCCGGCACCGGTCACGGTGATCACCCGCGCAGACATCGATCGCGAAGGATTCCAGACGGTCGGCGACATGCTGCAAACGCTGACCCAGAACACGACCAGCTCGTTCACCGGCGACCTCGCAGTGTCGGGCTTCACGCCGAATGCCCAGGTGGTGAACCTGCGCAACCTCGGTCCCGGTTACACGCTGACGCTGATCAATGGTCGTCGCCCGGCCCAGTACCCGCAGCCGTACAACCGCGACAACAACATCGTCAATGTGCGCGCGATCCCGTCCGCCATCATCGAACGCGTCGAAGTCCTTACCGGCGGCGCCTCGGCCATCTACGGTTCCGACGCGGTCGCTGGCGTGGTCAACATCGTCACGCGCAAGAATTTCGACGGCAACCAGCTGCGCGGCACTGTCGGAACCACGGCCGAAGGCGGCGGTGACTCCGTTGCGCTTGAATACACCGGCGGCCAGGTGGGTGACCGCTGGTCCACCGTCTACGCCCTGCAATACGGCGAAAACGAACCGGTATTCGCGTCGCAGCGTGACGCGCTCAACGACCTGCGCCATGGCCCCCTCGGCGACCGGGCCAACCCGTCGCTGGCGCTGGTCGCTATCTCCGGCTTCACCGGCCGTAACGTCCTCTACCCTGGCGCCGACGTCTGCGACCGCTTCGGTTACACCACGCGCACCACGGCGTCGCGCGGCACGTTCTGCGGCCCGTTCGACCAGGTTGCTGCCCGTTCGATCTCCAACAAGAATCGCTACTACAGCGCCTATGGCTACGGCACGTTCGACCTGACCGACAACGTGCAGTTGTTCGGCAGCGCGACGATGTACGACAGCCAGGCCAAGGCCAGCAGCGGCATCGAGTTCTGGAGCACCAGTGGTGACCAGTTCACCGCCGATGACAGTGGCAACCAGACCACCTATTACTACGACCCCGAACTGGACGACCTGGTCCTGCTGCAGCGCATCTTCAATCCGTTCGAACTGGGCGGACCCGAAGCCGCAACCACGAAGTTCGACGAGTCGACCTACACGGTGATGGGCGGCGCGAGCGGCACCCTCGGCGACCGGTTCGACTGGGAAGCGTCACTCGAGCATTCCAAGTACGAGTACCGCGCCGATCGTCCGCGCCTGCTCTCGAAGGCCGTGCACGACTACTTCCTCAGCCCCCTCCAGGGTTACCTGCCCTTCGGCGGCACGAATTACCCGATCTATACGATCAACCGCGACCACTGGCTGAACCCGATCACCCCGGAAATCTACCGTTCGATGTCGACCCGGGTCATCAACGAGGGCGACACCAGCGCGACCACGTTCAATGCGAACATCAGCGGCGACCTGTTCGAATTGCCGGCGGGCGCCGTGGGCTTTGCTGGCGTGCTTGAAGCCGGCCGACAGGCCGTCGACCTGCGCAGCGATCCGCGCACCGATCAGCTCCGCCCGATCGATGACCAGACCATCTACAACCTGGTCAGCTCCGGCCGCACCGAAGGCGAGCGCAACCGCTACGCGGCGGGCGTGGAGTTCCGCGTGCCGATCTTCAGCACGTTGAGCGCACAGCTGGCGGCCCGCTACGACAAGTACGACGACATCACCGCCGTCGACGATGCCGTTACCTACAACCTGGGCCTGGAATACCGTCCGTTCGACAACCTGCTCGTCCGCGGCAGCTACGCAACCAGCTTCCGTGCTCCGGACATGCAGCTGGTCTACGCCGCTGGCGCCGCATCGTTCTCGACCATCTTCGACGAATACGCGTGCCGCAGCGGTACGGGCACCAACGCCGCCCAGGGTCCGCAAACCCGCGACGAGTGCCTTGATGCCGACAACGACCCGTCGGTGTACCAGGCCAAGACCCTGATCGCCGGCAACCCGGGCCTCGAGGAAGAAAAGGGCGAGTCGTTCAGCTACGGCTTCGTGTGGGACATCATCGACGGCATGACGCTGACCGCCGATTACTACCGCATCAAGCTCGAAGACGCTGCTTCGCAGCTGGGTTCCGATTACATCCTCGAATCGGAAGCCGCATGCCGCCTGGGCACCTACGCCGATGGCACTCCGGCCAAGGACGCCTCGTTCTGCTCGCAGATCGCCAGCCTGATCACGCGCACTGGCGTGAACAACCAGATCAACCAGATCAACGACGCCTACATCAATACCGCGCTCCAGGACACCAGCGGCGTCGACGCTACGTTCGAGTACAAGCTTGATACCGATCGTCTGGGCACGTTCGGTCTGAACCTTGGTTACTCGATGGTGTTCACCAACAAGTACCGCCAGTTCGATGACGAGCCGTTGGTCGACTATCGCGACGTCCCGCCGTCGCGCAACATCGTCTACCCGGAGCGCAGCCGAGTTCGTGGTTCGGTCAGCTGGGAGCGCGGCGACTGGTCGACGACGGTGTTCGGCATCCGCTACGGT
- the apbC gene encoding iron-sulfur cluster carrier protein ApbC: MTSPDDSSLNDSLQSRLGSRVFSGNGLTLDQMGARIRVAQSDGRVAVDVSLGFPGDWMEAWLRGEASQVAAEAGLTLSALSLTSRIASHAVQDKLSPLPNVRNVIAVGAGKGGVGKSTVAVNLALALAADGAKVGVLDADIYGPSVPVMLGLSGRPDSPDGKTIEPLRAHGVEAMSIGLLVDQDTPMIWRGPMATSALTQLLSETRWGDLDYLILDLPPGTGDIQLTMAQKIPVAGAVVVTTPQDVATLDARKALKMFEKVEVPVLGLVENMAVHVCSNCGHAEHIFGEGGGQRMAAQYGVPLLGSLPLEAAVREQGDAGTPIVAAEPESAAAHHFQQAARRVAIELAKRPSVARPLAVSLLG, from the coding sequence ATGACCTCCCCGGACGACTCTTCCTTGAACGATTCCCTGCAGTCGCGGCTCGGTAGCCGGGTGTTTTCCGGCAATGGCCTCACCCTGGACCAGATGGGCGCCCGAATCAGGGTCGCCCAGTCCGATGGTCGGGTTGCGGTGGATGTGTCGCTGGGCTTTCCGGGTGACTGGATGGAAGCCTGGCTTCGCGGCGAAGCAAGCCAAGTGGCGGCCGAGGCCGGGTTGACCCTCTCCGCGCTGTCCCTGACCTCCCGCATCGCCAGCCACGCCGTACAGGACAAGCTTTCCCCGCTGCCCAACGTCCGCAACGTAATTGCCGTGGGCGCGGGCAAGGGCGGGGTCGGCAAGTCGACGGTGGCGGTGAACCTTGCCCTGGCCCTCGCTGCCGACGGGGCCAAGGTGGGCGTGCTGGACGCCGACATCTACGGGCCGAGCGTACCCGTGATGCTGGGCCTGAGCGGCCGTCCCGACAGCCCGGACGGCAAGACCATCGAGCCGCTGCGCGCCCACGGCGTGGAAGCGATGTCGATCGGCCTGCTGGTGGACCAGGACACGCCGATGATCTGGCGCGGACCCATGGCCACTTCGGCGCTGACCCAGCTGCTCTCCGAGACGCGTTGGGGCGACCTGGACTACCTCATCCTCGACCTGCCGCCGGGTACCGGCGACATCCAGCTGACCATGGCCCAGAAGATCCCGGTTGCCGGGGCGGTCGTGGTGACCACCCCGCAGGACGTGGCCACGCTGGATGCGCGCAAGGCCCTGAAGATGTTCGAGAAGGTCGAGGTGCCGGTGCTCGGCCTGGTGGAGAACATGGCCGTGCACGTCTGCTCCAACTGCGGCCATGCCGAACACATCTTCGGCGAGGGCGGCGGTCAGCGGATGGCGGCGCAGTACGGCGTCCCCCTCCTGGGCAGCCTGCCGCTGGAAGCCGCCGTGCGCGAGCAGGGCGATGCCGGCACGCCCATCGTTGCTGCAGAACCTGAATCGGCTGCCGCTCATCACTTTCAGCAAGCCGCTCGTCGGGTGGCGATCGAGCTCGCCAAGCGCCCCAGCGTTGCAAGGCCGCTTGCCGTTTCGCTTTTGGGGTGA
- a CDS encoding S8 family serine peptidase has protein sequence MKHPFRTAALSAAVIATLGLSSAAVAGGRPDLVLAGLKAGKAHQAGELLVKFRDGSTAAQQTAVRQGLGAEKLDVVRQGNGKKGELALMRLPAGKDIAATVSALAANPNVEYAEPNWTYQHHATSNDSYYSNGSLWGMYGDASSPANQYGSQAAEAWAAGHTSCNGVVVGVIDEGIFYNHEDLAANIWTNPYDPADGIDNDGNGYVDDVRGWDFEGNTNNINSGGASDDHGTHVSGTIAGIGGNGKGVAGVCWSGVKLISGKFLGRRGGSTANAIKAIDYFNDLKARHGLNIVATNNSWGGGGFSQALQDAIGRADSAGILFIAAAGNDAYNNDTTASYPSNYPNANVIAVASTTSTGGLSSFSQWGPTTVDIGAPGSGIYSTVPVSSKGKLVSGYASYNGTSMATPHVTGAAALYASSHPGATAADIKAAILGSAVPTASLSGKVLTGGRLNVSGF, from the coding sequence ATGAAGCATCCGTTCCGTACCGCGGCGCTGTCCGCCGCCGTGATCGCCACGCTGGGTCTGTCTTCCGCCGCCGTTGCCGGCGGTCGCCCGGATCTCGTGCTGGCGGGCCTGAAGGCCGGCAAGGCTCACCAAGCCGGCGAGCTGCTGGTGAAGTTCCGCGACGGTTCGACCGCGGCGCAGCAGACGGCCGTCCGCCAGGGACTGGGCGCCGAGAAGCTCGACGTGGTTCGCCAAGGCAACGGCAAGAAGGGCGAGCTCGCCCTGATGCGCCTGCCGGCCGGCAAGGACATCGCCGCCACCGTGAGCGCGCTGGCTGCCAACCCGAACGTCGAATACGCCGAACCGAACTGGACCTACCAGCACCACGCGACGTCCAACGACAGCTACTACTCCAACGGTTCGCTGTGGGGCATGTACGGCGATGCATCGTCGCCAGCCAACCAGTACGGCTCGCAGGCCGCTGAAGCCTGGGCCGCCGGCCACACCAGCTGCAATGGCGTCGTCGTCGGCGTGATCGACGAAGGCATCTTCTACAACCACGAAGACCTCGCCGCCAACATCTGGACCAACCCGTACGATCCGGCCGATGGTATCGACAACGACGGCAACGGCTACGTCGACGACGTGCGTGGCTGGGACTTCGAGGGCAACACCAACAACATCAACTCGGGCGGTGCCAGCGACGACCACGGCACGCATGTGTCGGGCACGATCGCCGGCATCGGCGGCAACGGCAAGGGCGTGGCCGGCGTGTGCTGGAGCGGCGTCAAGCTGATCAGCGGCAAGTTCCTCGGTCGCCGCGGCGGTTCCACCGCCAACGCGATCAAGGCGATCGACTACTTCAACGACCTGAAGGCGCGTCACGGCCTGAACATCGTCGCGACCAACAACTCCTGGGGCGGCGGTGGCTTCTCGCAGGCGCTGCAGGACGCGATCGGCCGCGCCGACAGCGCGGGCATCCTGTTCATCGCCGCGGCCGGCAACGACGCCTACAACAACGACACCACTGCCAGCTATCCGTCGAACTACCCGAACGCGAACGTCATCGCGGTCGCATCGACCACCAGCACCGGCGGCCTGTCGAGCTTCTCGCAGTGGGGTCCGACCACGGTCGACATCGGTGCGCCGGGTTCGGGCATCTACTCGACCGTTCCGGTCAGCTCCAAGGGCAAGCTGGTGTCGGGCTACGCCAGCTACAACGGCACCTCGATGGCCACCCCGCACGTGACCGGCGCCGCGGCGCTGTACGCCTCGTCGCACCCGGGCGCGACCGCGGCCGACATCAAGGCCGCGATCCTGGGCTCGGCCGTGCCGACCGCGTCGCTCAGCGGCAAGGTCCTGACCGGCGGCCGCCTCAACGTCAGCGGCTTCTGA
- the dcd gene encoding dCTP deaminase, with amino-acid sequence MSIKSDRWIRRMAEQHGMIEPFEPGQVKTDAAGERIVSFGTSSYGYDVRCSREFKIFTNINSTIVDPKHFDSGSFVDVEGDYCVIPPNSFALARTVEYFRIPRDTLVVCLGKSTYARCGIIVNVTPLEPEWEGHVTLEFSNTTPLPARIYANEGVAQMLFFQSDEVCETSYRDRGGKYQGQVGVTLPRT; translated from the coding sequence ATGAGCATCAAGTCCGACCGCTGGATCCGCCGCATGGCCGAACAACACGGCATGATCGAGCCGTTCGAACCCGGCCAGGTCAAGACCGACGCCGCCGGCGAACGCATCGTCAGCTTCGGCACCTCCAGCTACGGCTACGACGTGCGCTGCTCGCGCGAGTTCAAGATCTTCACCAACATCAATTCGACGATCGTCGATCCCAAGCACTTCGACAGCGGCAGCTTCGTCGACGTCGAAGGCGACTACTGCGTGATTCCGCCCAATTCGTTCGCCCTGGCGCGCACCGTCGAGTACTTCCGCATCCCGCGCGACACGCTGGTGGTGTGCCTGGGCAAGAGCACGTACGCGCGCTGCGGGATCATCGTCAACGTCACGCCGCTGGAGCCGGAATGGGAAGGCCACGTGACGCTCGAGTTCAGCAACACCACGCCGCTGCCGGCGCGCATCTACGCGAACGAAGGCGTCGCGCAGATGCTGTTCTTCCAGTCCGACGAAGTCTGCGAAACCTCGTACCGCGACCGCGGCGGCAAGTACCAGGGGCAGGTGGGCGTCACGCTGCCGCGGACCTGA
- the pcp gene encoding pyroglutamyl-peptidase I — protein MSTTKPRTVLLTGFAPFGGETVNPSWQAAQQLHGRRIGGHRIVARQLPVAFGASLKELRSAIREVKPSLVLCVGQAGGRAAIALERVAINVDDARIPDNAGAQPIDAAIVVDGPAAYFTGLPIKAMLDALRAAGIPAEVSQTAGTYVCNHVFYGLMHALRNRRIRGGFVHIPYSPEQAAHHPGAPSLPVETVVDGLRIALRTALETGADRRIAAGAEH, from the coding sequence GTGAGCACGACGAAGCCGCGCACGGTGCTGTTGACCGGATTCGCGCCATTTGGCGGCGAAACGGTCAATCCAAGCTGGCAGGCCGCGCAGCAATTGCATGGGCGCCGCATCGGCGGGCATCGCATCGTCGCGCGGCAGTTGCCCGTGGCATTCGGCGCGTCGCTGAAGGAACTGCGCAGCGCCATCCGCGAGGTCAAGCCATCACTGGTGCTGTGCGTCGGCCAGGCCGGCGGACGCGCGGCGATCGCGCTGGAGCGCGTCGCCATCAACGTCGACGACGCGCGGATTCCCGACAACGCCGGCGCGCAGCCGATCGATGCGGCAATAGTCGTGGATGGCCCCGCGGCCTACTTCACCGGCCTGCCGATCAAGGCCATGCTCGATGCGCTGCGGGCGGCCGGCATCCCGGCCGAGGTCTCGCAGACGGCGGGCACCTACGTGTGCAACCACGTCTTCTACGGATTGATGCACGCCCTGCGCAACCGCCGCATCCGCGGCGGCTTCGTGCATATCCCGTATTCGCCCGAGCAGGCCGCGCATCACCCGGGTGCGCCGAGCCTGCCGGTCGAGACCGTCGTCGACGGCCTGCGCATCGCACTGCGCACGGCCCTGGAAACCGGTGCCGACCGCAGGATCGCGGCCGGCGCAGAACACTGA
- a CDS encoding DUF979 domain-containing protein codes for MLRIEHFYVLLAVFLAYTSWHNLRAKRYAHAGFWGLVALLFATGEFVLTASKAGDKLPAQMAGIAVIAMAVLATRMRREHIAEAPEEQRRASAQRLGHRLFGPALVIPLATVLIVLLGAKLRIGNVALFAEGNIALPALAVASILAAFAALAITRTRPLQAPIEGSRLLETIGWAALLPLVLATLGGVFAASGVGEAVSSLVTAVIPADNRIACLLAFGLGMVLFTIIMGNAFAAFPVMMAGIGLPLLIQRHGADPAALGALGMLTGYCGTLMTPMAANFNLVPAALLELDDPNAVIRAQLPTAIVLMLTNLMLMYWLVFR; via the coding sequence ATGCTGCGGATTGAGCACTTCTACGTCCTGCTCGCGGTCTTCCTGGCCTACACCAGCTGGCACAACCTGCGGGCGAAACGTTACGCGCATGCCGGATTCTGGGGCCTGGTCGCCCTGCTGTTCGCGACCGGCGAATTCGTCCTCACCGCCAGCAAGGCCGGCGACAAGCTGCCCGCGCAGATGGCGGGCATCGCAGTCATCGCGATGGCGGTCCTCGCCACGCGCATGCGCCGTGAACACATCGCGGAAGCGCCCGAAGAGCAACGCCGCGCATCCGCGCAGCGGCTGGGCCACCGCCTCTTCGGGCCCGCACTGGTGATTCCGCTGGCGACGGTGCTGATCGTGCTGCTCGGCGCGAAGCTGCGCATCGGCAACGTCGCGCTGTTCGCCGAAGGCAACATCGCCCTACCGGCGCTGGCGGTCGCAAGCATCCTTGCGGCGTTCGCGGCACTCGCGATCACCCGCACGCGCCCGCTGCAGGCGCCCATCGAAGGCAGCCGCCTGCTGGAAACCATCGGCTGGGCCGCGCTGCTGCCGCTGGTGCTGGCCACGCTGGGCGGCGTCTTCGCCGCAAGCGGCGTCGGCGAGGCGGTTTCGTCGCTGGTGACCGCGGTGATCCCCGCCGACAACCGCATCGCCTGCCTGCTCGCGTTCGGCCTGGGCATGGTGTTGTTCACCATCATCATGGGCAACGCGTTCGCCGCGTTCCCGGTGATGATGGCGGGCATCGGCCTGCCGCTGCTGATCCAGCGCCACGGCGCCGATCCGGCCGCGCTCGGCGCACTCGGCATGCTCACCGGCTACTGCGGCACGCTGATGACGCCGATGGCGGCCAACTTCAACCTGGTCCCGGCCGCGCTGCTCGAACTCGACGACCCCAATGCGGTCATCCGCGCGCAGTTGCCCACCGCGATCGTGCTGATGCTGACCAACCTGATGCTGATGTACTGGCTGGTATTCCGGTGA
- a CDS encoding DUF969 domain-containing protein produces MNYWPLLGIAVVVVGFALRLNPVLVVVSAGIVSAMAAGMSLPDLLALLGESFVSNRALLLFCFTLPTIGLLERAGLREHALAWIARLRGVTMVRLLIIYLAVRQGLSMVGLIDIAGHAQTVRPLLAPMAESAAEKTHGELDRAQTQRVHALAAATDNVGRFFGEDVFIAFGAVLLIQGFFAQHGISLTPIQIALWAAPTALAAFVIHAVRIAVFQRRLPRNVQEAPHAAD; encoded by the coding sequence ATGAACTACTGGCCCCTGCTCGGCATCGCGGTGGTGGTGGTCGGCTTCGCCCTGCGCCTGAACCCGGTGCTAGTGGTGGTGAGCGCCGGCATCGTCAGCGCGATGGCCGCGGGCATGTCTCTGCCGGACCTGCTGGCCCTGCTCGGCGAGAGCTTCGTGTCGAACCGCGCCCTGCTGCTGTTCTGCTTCACCCTGCCGACGATCGGCCTGCTGGAGCGCGCGGGCCTGCGCGAGCACGCACTGGCATGGATCGCACGCCTGCGCGGCGTCACCATGGTGCGCCTGTTGATCATCTACCTCGCCGTCCGCCAGGGCCTGAGCATGGTCGGCCTGATCGATATCGCCGGCCACGCCCAGACCGTGCGCCCGCTGCTGGCACCGATGGCCGAATCCGCGGCGGAGAAGACCCACGGCGAACTCGACCGCGCCCAGACCCAACGCGTGCACGCGCTGGCTGCGGCGACCGACAACGTCGGCCGTTTCTTCGGCGAGGATGTGTTCATCGCCTTCGGTGCGGTGCTGCTGATCCAGGGTTTCTTCGCCCAGCACGGCATCTCGCTGACGCCGATCCAGATCGCGCTGTGGGCGGCGCCGACCGCGCTGGCCGCCTTCGTCATCCATGCCGTGCGCATCGCGGTGTTCCAGCGCCGCCTGCCGCGCAACGTGCAGGAGGCCCCGCATGCTGCGGATTGA
- a CDS encoding 5-oxoprolinase subunit PxpA, with protein MRIDFNCDLGEGCGDDAAIIPLVTSASIACGAHAGDEATMRATLRLCREHGVAAGAHPGYADRANFGRVELPLPPAEIERMVAAQIATLAAIAASEGMRLAHVKPHGALYNVAARDRVVADAIAAAVARFDPRLILFGLSGSQLTAAGEAAGLRVAHEVFAERRYEAQGTLTPRSRDDAVIHGLDEAIAQVRGFVREQAVTARTGERLALRADTLCLHGDRADAAQFARAIRDALHVDGVDILPVGAIA; from the coding sequence GTGCGCATCGACTTCAACTGCGACCTGGGAGAAGGCTGCGGCGACGATGCCGCGATCATCCCCCTCGTCACCTCGGCCAGCATCGCCTGCGGCGCGCATGCCGGCGACGAAGCCACGATGCGCGCGACCCTGCGTCTGTGCCGCGAACACGGCGTCGCCGCCGGCGCGCACCCGGGCTACGCCGACCGCGCCAACTTCGGCCGCGTGGAGCTGCCGCTGCCACCGGCGGAGATCGAGCGGATGGTCGCGGCGCAGATCGCCACGCTCGCCGCCATCGCCGCGTCCGAAGGCATGCGCCTCGCGCACGTGAAGCCGCACGGCGCGTTGTACAACGTCGCCGCGCGCGACCGCGTCGTGGCCGATGCCATCGCCGCCGCGGTGGCGCGTTTCGATCCACGACTGATCCTGTTCGGGCTGTCGGGCTCGCAGCTCACCGCCGCCGGCGAAGCCGCGGGCCTGCGCGTCGCGCACGAAGTGTTCGCCGAACGCCGCTACGAAGCGCAAGGCACGCTGACCCCGCGCAGCCGTGACGACGCGGTGATCCACGGCCTCGACGAAGCCATCGCCCAGGTGCGCGGGTTCGTCCGCGAGCAGGCCGTGACCGCGCGCACCGGCGAGCGGCTCGCGCTGCGTGCCGACACCCTGTGCCTGCACGGCGACCGCGCCGATGCCGCGCAGTTCGCGCGCGCGATCCGCGACGCGCTGCACGTCGATGGCGTCGACATCCTGCCGGTGGGAGCGATCGCATGA
- a CDS encoding LiaI-LiaF-like domain-containing protein produces the protein MKGNIIAALVLIIVGTLFLLRNLGFNVPGLGNLISTWWPAILIVVGLGLLFNRK, from the coding sequence ATGAAGGGCAACATCATCGCCGCGCTCGTGCTGATCATCGTCGGCACGCTGTTCCTGCTCAGGAACCTCGGCTTCAACGTGCCGGGCCTGGGCAACCTGATCTCGACCTGGTGGCCGGCGATCCTGATCGTGGTCGGCCTCGGCCTGCTGTTCAACCGCAAGTAG
- a CDS encoding 5-oxoprolinase subunit C family protein codes for MTRLQVLSPGPLTTVQDRGRTGWRHLGVAHCGALDATAATLANRLVGNDADEAVLELTLQGPTLQFDRPLRLAICGAGVQARFESATGERCVIESGRPATLPAGVLRVGTLRNGARAWLAFAGGLDVPPVLGSRSTDLRGGFGGHEGRALRSGDALSLRTPRTLACTQAHSPRWWIDPDFDERGLPIRYVPSPQAGGALLDGRQWRAGNRSNRQGLRLEGATLANERPEEISAPVAPGTVQLPPDGQPIVLLADAQTVGGYPRLGHVVAADLPRLAQLRPGDSLRFQACDLQTATHLACAARARIARISLMIERKLIDQKLND; via the coding sequence GTGACCCGGCTGCAGGTGCTCTCGCCCGGGCCGCTCACGACGGTGCAGGATCGGGGCCGGACCGGTTGGCGCCATCTGGGCGTGGCGCATTGCGGCGCGCTCGATGCGACCGCTGCGACCCTGGCCAACCGCCTGGTCGGCAACGACGCCGACGAAGCCGTGCTCGAACTCACCCTGCAGGGGCCGACGCTGCAATTCGACCGGCCACTGCGCCTCGCGATCTGCGGCGCCGGCGTGCAGGCGCGCTTCGAATCCGCGACGGGCGAACGCTGCGTGATCGAATCCGGCCGCCCGGCCACCCTGCCCGCCGGCGTCCTGCGCGTGGGTACGCTGCGCAACGGGGCCCGCGCATGGCTTGCGTTCGCCGGCGGGCTCGACGTGCCGCCGGTACTGGGCAGCCGCAGCACCGACCTGCGCGGCGGCTTCGGCGGCCACGAGGGACGCGCGCTACGCAGTGGCGATGCATTGTCCCTGCGCACGCCGCGCACGCTCGCGTGCACACAGGCGCATTCGCCGCGCTGGTGGATCGATCCCGATTTCGACGAACGCGGCCTGCCGATCCGTTACGTGCCGTCGCCACAGGCGGGCGGCGCGCTGCTGGATGGCCGGCAATGGCGCGCGGGCAACCGCAGCAACCGCCAGGGCCTGAGACTGGAGGGCGCAACGCTCGCCAATGAACGCCCCGAGGAGATCTCGGCGCCGGTCGCGCCCGGCACCGTGCAGTTGCCACCCGACGGCCAGCCGATCGTGCTGCTCGCCGACGCGCAGACGGTCGGCGGCTACCCGCGCCTGGGCCACGTGGTCGCCGCGGACCTGCCGCGCCTGGCGCAGCTGCGCCCCGGCGATTCCCTGCGCTTCCAGGCCTGCGACCTGCAAACCGCGACGCACCTCGCTTGCGCCGCGCGCGCGCGCATCGCCAGAATCTCGCTGATGATCGAACGCAAGCTCATCGACCAGAAACTCAACGACTGA
- the pxpB gene encoding 5-oxoprolinase subunit PxpB, protein MTAGHDDPLIEAIADDALLLRIGERIDPATNARVHALCGRIRARRPAWLLDLVPAYASVGVFFDPAQIGMEAVTAWLRAQLAASSSAAPAATSAPRTVEIPVVYGGEAGPDLDSAAAELGITAQELVQRHAAGEYVVAMIGFAPGFPYLLGLDPALALPRLATPRTSVPAGSVGIGGAQTGLYPRESPGGWRLLGRTPLALFDPAREPPALLAPGDRVRFLAVDAAP, encoded by the coding sequence GTGACTGCCGGCCACGACGATCCGCTAATCGAAGCCATCGCCGACGATGCGCTGCTGCTGCGCATCGGCGAACGCATCGATCCGGCGACCAATGCCCGCGTGCATGCGCTGTGCGGACGCATCCGCGCACGGCGGCCGGCATGGCTGCTCGATCTCGTGCCGGCGTACGCCAGCGTCGGCGTGTTCTTCGATCCGGCGCAGATCGGGATGGAAGCCGTCACCGCATGGCTGCGCGCGCAGCTCGCCGCGTCGTCGTCCGCTGCACCTGCGGCCACATCGGCGCCGCGCACGGTGGAAATCCCGGTGGTCTACGGCGGCGAGGCTGGTCCGGATCTCGACAGCGCCGCCGCGGAACTCGGCATCACCGCGCAGGAGCTGGTGCAACGCCACGCCGCGGGCGAGTACGTCGTCGCGATGATCGGCTTCGCGCCGGGCTTTCCGTACCTGCTCGGCCTGGATCCCGCCCTCGCCCTGCCGCGCCTGGCGACACCGCGGACGTCCGTTCCCGCGGGTAGCGTCGGCATCGGCGGCGCGCAGACCGGGCTGTATCCGCGCGAAAGCCCCGGCGGCTGGCGCCTGCTCGGACGCACGCCGCTGGCGTTGTTCGATCCGGCGCGCGAACCGCCCGCGTTGCTCGCGCCCGGGGACCGCGTGCGTTTCCTCGCCGTGGACGCGGCGCCGTGA